A stretch of Zonotrichia leucophrys gambelii isolate GWCS_2022_RI chromosome 19, RI_Zleu_2.0, whole genome shotgun sequence DNA encodes these proteins:
- the GUSB gene encoding beta-glucuronidase produces the protein MAQTGAGGGTAGPCTLPMLPVLLLFLPGLAAGPAGMLQPRDTPSRERRELGGLWSFRADLSPGRDAGFAQRWYRRPLRQSGPVIDMPVPASFNDITQDPSLENYIGWVWYEKEVLLPLRWLQGQPAPRVVLRFGSAHYYSIVWVNGVQVVEHEGGHLPFEADISSVVQGSPGSLCRITVALNNTLSPHTLPPGSIQYMADKSRYPKNYFVQNTKFDFFNYAGIHRPVVLYTTPAAYIDDITVTTISSDSLARVQYQVSVAGSTDSSLSLSLRDQEGKVVATGDGPEGELKVLNPNLWWPYLMHENPGYLYSLEVRMQAQLDGALLEDVYTLPVGIRTVHVTSSQFLINGRPFYFHGVNKHEDADIRGKGLDWPLIVKDFNLLRWLGANSFRTSHYPYAEEIMDLCDAYGIAVIDESPGVGIKLPESFGNRSLQHHLAVMEELVRRDKNRPSVVMWSVANEPASELPPAAHYFKTVIAHTKALDPSRPVTFVTDANYALDRGAPYVDVICVNSYFSWYHDPGHLEVIPLQLTAQFENWYKTYQKPIIQSEYGADSVPGLHSDPPMMFSEEYQQAMLREYHSVLDKKRKEYVVGELIWNFADFMTNQGTTRVLGNKKGIFTRQRQPKAAAFVLRDRYWRIANESSCLPPATSSHSLFLK, from the exons ATGGCGCAGACGGGCGCAGGCGGCGGCACGGCCGGTCCGTGCACGCTGCCCATGCTgccggtgctgctgctgttcctcccGGGGCTGGCGGCCGGTCCCGCCGGGATGCTGCAGCCCCGGGACACCCCCTCCCGCGAGCGCAGGGAGCTCGGCGGCCTCTGGAGCTTCCGCGCCGATCTGTCTCCGGGCAGGGACGCCGGGTTCGCGCAGCGCTGGTACCGGCGGCCGCTCCGGCAG AGCGGGCCTGTGATCGACATGCCGGTGCCTGCCAGCTTCAACGACATCACGCAGGACCCCAGCCTGGAGAATTACATCGGCTGGGTGTGGTACGAgaaggaggtgctgctgcccctgcgctggctgcagggccagcccGCCCCCAGGGTGGTGCTGCGCTTCGGCAGCGCCCACTACTACAGCATCGTG TGGGTGAACGGGGTGCAGGTGGTGGAGCACGAAGGGGGGCACCTGCCCTTTGAGGCTGACATCAGCAGCGTGGTGCAGGGCAGCCCGGGCTCCCTGTGCCGCATCACTGTGGCCCTCAACAACACCCTGAGCCCCCACACGCTGCCCCCAGGCTCCATCCAGTACATGGCTGACAAATccag GTACCCCAAGAACTATTTTGTGCAGAACACCAAGTTTGATTTCTTTAATTATGCTGGGATCCACCGCCCCGTTGTGCTGTACACCACTCCTGCTGCCTACATCGACGACATCACTGTGACAACCATCTCATCAGACAGTCTGG CCAGGGTGCAGTACCAGGTGTCAGTGGCTGGCAGCACTGACAGTTCCTTGTCCCTGAGTTTGCGTGACCAGGAGGGGAAGGTGGTGGCCACAGGTGATGGCCCAGAGGGAGAGCTCAAAGTCCTCAACCCCAACCTCTGGTGGCCTTACCTGATGCACGAGAACCCTGGGTACCTGTACTCCTTGGAG GTGAGGATGCAGGCCCAGCTGGACGGGGCCCTGCTGGAGGACGTGTACACGCTGCCCGTGGGCATCCGCACCGTGCACGTCACCAGCAGCCAGTTCCTCATCAACGGCCGCCCCTTCTACTTCCACGGGGTCAACAAGCACGAGGATGCAGAT ATCCGTGGCAAAGGCCTGGACTGGCCCCTGATTGTGAAGGATTTCAACCTGCTGCGCTGGCTGGGCGCCAACTCGTTCCGCACCAGCCACTACCCGTACGCCGAGGAGATCATGGACCTGTGTGACGCCTACGGCATCGCCGTCATCGACGAGAGCCCGGGGGTGGGCATCAAACTGCC GGAGAGCTTTGGGAACAGgtccctgcagcaccacctGGCAGTGATGGAGGAGCTGGTGCGCAGGGATAAGAACAGGCCCTCCGTGGTCATGTGGTCGGTGGCCAACGAGCCGGcctcagagctgcccccagctgcTCACTACTTCAA GACAGTGATAGCTCACACTAAAGCCCTCGACCCCTCCAGACCCGTCACCTTTGTGACAGATGCTAATTACGCTCTTGATCGTGGT GCTCCCTACGTGGATGTGATTTGTGTGAACAGCTACTTCTCCTGGTACCATGACCCAGGGCACCTGGAGGTGATCCCACTGCAACTCACAGCCCAGTTTGAGAACTGGTACAAAACCTACCAAAAACCCATTATCCAGAGTGAATATGGAGCAGACTCagtgcctgggctgcacagT gacccCCCCATGATGTTCAGTGAGGAGTACCAGCAGGCCATGCTCAGGGAGTACCACTCTGTGCTGGACAAGAAGAGGAAGGAGTACGTGGTTGGGGAGCTCATCTGGAATTTTGCTGATTTCATGACCAATCAAG GCACCACCCGAGTTCTGGGTAACAAGAAGGGAATCTTCACCCGGCAGCGCCAGCCCAAAGCCGCCGCCTTTGTCCTTAGGGACAGGTACTGGAGGATTGCAAACGAGTCAAGCTGTCTTCCTCCTGCAACATCATCACATTCCCTCTtcctaaaatga
- the LOC135455875 gene encoding argininosuccinate lyase-like, translating to MAAAEGNKLWGGRFSGSTDPIMEMLNASISYDQRLAEVDIQGSMAYAKALEKAGILSKAELEKILAGLEKISEEWSKGVFAVIQTDEDIHTANERRLKELIGDVAGKLHTGRSRNDQVVTDLKLFMRNSLSIISTHLLRLTETLVERAAIEIDVILPGYTHLQKAQPIRWSQFLLSHAVALTRDSERLGEVKRRINVLPLGSGALAGNALGIDRELLCSELDFASISLNSMDAVSERDFVVEFLSAATLLMIHLSKMAEDLIIYSTSEFGFLTLSDAYSTGSSLMPQKKNPDSLELIRSKAGRVFGRLAAILMVLKGLPSTYNKDLQEDKEAVFDVVDTLNAVLQVATGVISTLQINKESMERALSPEMLATDLALYLVRKGMPFRQAHVASGKAVQLAETKGITINNLSLEELQNISPLFGSDVAQVFSVLSSVEQYTAAGGTAKSSVSAQVEQLRELLKRLKEQA from the exons aTGGCAGCAGCCGAG GGCAATAAGCTTTGGGGTGGAAGATTCAGTGGAAGCACAGATCCCATCATGGAGATGCTCAATGCCTCCATCAGCTATGACCAGAGGCTGGCTGAGGTGGACATCCAGGGCAGCATGGCTTATGCCAAAGCCTTGGAGAAGGCTGGAATCCTGTCTAAAGCTGAGCTGGAGAAGATCCTGGCTGGCCTGGAAAAG ATCTCTGAGGAATGGTCCAAGGGAGTGTTTGCTGTGATCCAGACTGATGAGGACATCCACACTGCCAACGAGCGCAGGCTGAAG GAGCTGATTGGAGACGTAGCTGGGAAGCTGCACACTGGCAGAAGCAGGAATGATCAG GTTGTGACTGACCTGAAGCTGTTCATGAGGAATTCCCTTTCCATCATCTCCACGCACCTCCTGAGGCTCACTGAGACCCTGGTGGAACGTGCTGCCAT AGAAATCGATGTGATCCTGCCTGGCTACACCCACCTGCAGAAAGCTCAGCCCATCCGATGGAGCCAGTTCCTGCTCAG ccatgctgttgcTCTGACCCGTGATTCTGAGCGCCTGGGAGAGGTGAAGAGGAGGATCAATGTCTTGCCTTTGGGAAg TGGAGCTCTGGCTGGAAATGCCCTGGGAATTGacagagagctgctgtgcagtg AGCTGGACTTTGCTTCCATCAGCCTGAACAGCATGGATGCCGTCAGCGAGAGGGACTTTGTGG tgGAATTCCTCTCTGCTGCCACCCTGCTGATGATCCACCTGAGCAAGATGGCCGAGGATCTCATCATCTACAGCACCAGCGAGTTTGGCTTCCTGACCCTCTCTGATGCCTACAG cactggcagcagcctgaTGCCTCAGAAGAAGAACCCCGACAGTCTGGAGCTGATCCGCAGCAAAGCCGGGCGAGTGTTCGGCCGG TTGGCTGCAATTCTGATGGTCCTCAAAGGACTCCCGAGCACCTACAACAAGGACCTGCAG GAGGACAAGGAGGCCGTCTTTGATGTTGTAGACACCCTGAATGCTGTGCTCCAGGTTGCCACTGGAGTGATTTCCACCCTCCAG ATCAACAAGGAGAGCATGGAGAGGGCGCTGAGCCCGGAGATGTTGGCTACGGACCTGGCTCTGTACCTGGTTCGGAAGGGA ATGCCCTTCAGACAAGCCCACGTGGCCTCTGGCAAGGCCGTCCAGCTGGCTGAGACCAAAGGCATCACCATCAACAatctcagcctggaggagctgcagaacaTCAG ccccctgtttGGCAGCGACGTGGCGCAGGTGTTCAGCGTGCTGAGCAGCGTGGAGCAGTACACGGCCGCGGGCGGCACCGCCAAGAGCAGCGTCTCCGCCCAGGTGGAGCAGCTGCGGGAGCTGCTCAAGAGGCTCAAGGAGCAGGCTTAG